A genomic stretch from Flavobacterium humidisoli includes:
- a CDS encoding glycoside hydrolase family 3 C-terminal domain-containing protein translates to MLKNVKTIVVLLLLSSFGANAQNKVPVYLDDKKPIEERVEDALKRMTTEEKIAMIHAQSKFSSPGVKRLGIPENWMTDGPHGIRAEVKWDEWDQAGWTNDSCIAFPALTALSSTWNKELASLYGKSIGEEARYRNKNVLLGPGVNIYRSPLNGRNFEYMGEDPFLASKMVVPYIKGVQSNGVAACVKHFALNNQETNRNSVDVIVDDRALYEIYLPAFKAAVQEGDVWSIMGAYNKYKGQQCCHNEYLLNDILRGEWGFKGVVVSDWGGVNDTKQAIHNGLDMEFGSWTNGLSWGTSNAYDNYYLAKPYSEMIRKGEIGTKELDEKIRRILRLSFLTTMDRNRPFGSFGTEEHAIAGRKIAEEGIVLLQNNNNILPINLSKTKKIAVIGENAIKMMTVGGGSSSLKARYEITPLEGLKKRIGNQAEIVYARGYVGDPTSNYNGVVAKVSLEDKRSPAELTAEALKVAKDADIVLFIGGLNKSPNQDDEGHDRKDLNLSYGQDKLISDLAKVNKNIVFVNISGNAIAMPWIKEVPGIVQGWFLGTEAGNALANVLVGDVNPSGKLSFTFPVKLADNGAHALGEFPGGDSVKYNEGIFVGYRWADKNKIKPLFSFGHGLSYTTFAYGKVTADKKQMNAGDKITFSVNVKNTGSREGSEVVQLYITDVKSSLPRPVKELKGFEKVALKAGEEKTVRFTIDKTALSFFDDKKHDWVAEPGDFEAIIGASSTDIKSKVNFSLK, encoded by the coding sequence ATGTTAAAAAACGTTAAAACAATTGTTGTTTTACTTTTACTGAGTTCTTTCGGTGCAAATGCCCAGAACAAAGTTCCAGTTTATCTAGATGATAAAAAACCGATTGAAGAGCGTGTAGAAGATGCGCTTAAACGAATGACAACCGAAGAGAAAATTGCCATGATTCATGCGCAGTCTAAATTTAGTTCTCCTGGCGTAAAACGTCTTGGAATTCCAGAAAACTGGATGACCGATGGACCACACGGAATTCGTGCAGAGGTAAAATGGGACGAATGGGATCAGGCAGGATGGACAAACGACTCTTGTATTGCTTTCCCAGCACTTACAGCACTTTCGTCTACATGGAACAAAGAATTGGCTTCTTTATATGGTAAATCTATTGGAGAAGAAGCACGTTACCGTAACAAAAACGTATTATTAGGGCCAGGTGTAAACATTTACAGAAGTCCATTAAACGGGCGTAACTTCGAATATATGGGAGAAGATCCGTTTTTGGCTTCAAAAATGGTTGTTCCTTATATTAAGGGAGTTCAGTCAAATGGAGTTGCTGCCTGCGTAAAACACTTTGCTTTAAACAATCAAGAAACCAATCGTAATTCGGTTGACGTCATTGTTGACGATCGTGCATTGTACGAAATTTATCTTCCAGCTTTTAAAGCTGCAGTTCAAGAAGGTGATGTTTGGTCAATTATGGGAGCTTACAATAAATATAAAGGGCAGCAATGCTGTCATAACGAATATTTGTTAAATGATATTCTTCGAGGAGAATGGGGTTTCAAAGGAGTTGTAGTTTCTGACTGGGGCGGTGTTAACGATACAAAACAAGCTATTCACAATGGTTTGGACATGGAATTTGGTTCTTGGACAAATGGACTTTCTTGGGGAACAAGTAATGCTTATGACAACTATTATTTAGCAAAACCATATTCTGAAATGATCAGAAAAGGAGAAATTGGAACAAAAGAATTAGATGAAAAAATACGTCGTATTCTGCGTTTATCTTTCTTGACAACAATGGATAGAAATCGTCCTTTCGGATCTTTCGGAACAGAAGAACACGCTATTGCTGGACGCAAAATTGCCGAAGAAGGAATTGTTTTATTGCAAAACAACAACAACATTCTTCCAATCAATCTTTCTAAAACCAAAAAGATTGCTGTAATCGGAGAAAATGCAATTAAAATGATGACTGTAGGTGGGGGAAGTTCTTCGCTTAAAGCAAGATACGAAATCACTCCGCTAGAAGGTTTAAAGAAAAGAATTGGGAATCAAGCTGAAATTGTATACGCAAGAGGTTATGTAGGTGATCCTACAAGTAATTATAACGGAGTTGTAGCTAAAGTAAGTTTAGAAGATAAGCGTTCTCCAGCTGAATTGACTGCAGAAGCTTTAAAAGTGGCTAAAGATGCTGATATTGTTCTTTTTATTGGTGGATTGAACAAGAGCCCAAATCAGGATGATGAAGGACATGATCGTAAAGATTTGAACTTATCTTATGGTCAGGATAAACTAATCAGCGATTTAGCGAAAGTAAACAAGAATATTGTTTTCGTAAATATTTCTGGAAATGCAATCGCAATGCCATGGATTAAAGAAGTTCCAGGAATTGTTCAAGGATGGTTTTTAGGAACTGAGGCAGGAAATGCTTTGGCAAATGTGTTAGTTGGAGATGTGAATCCGTCAGGAAAATTATCTTTCACTTTCCCAGTAAAATTGGCTGATAATGGTGCTCACGCTTTAGGCGAATTTCCAGGAGGCGATTCAGTAAAATACAATGAAGGAATTTTTGTAGGTTACCGTTGGGCTGATAAAAACAAAATTAAACCATTATTCTCTTTTGGACACGGTTTAAGCTATACGACTTTTGCTTACGGAAAAGTAACAGCAGACAAAAAACAAATGAACGCTGGCGATAAAATAACCTTCTCAGTTAATGTAAAAAATACAGGAAGCAGAGAAGGATCTGAAGTAGTGCAATTGTACATCACAGATGTTAAATCTTCATTGCCTCGTCCGGTAAAAGAATTAAAAGGTTTTGAGAAAGTAGCTCTTAAAGCTGGAGAAGAAAAAACAGTAAGGTTTACAATTGACAAAACGGCTTTAAGTTTCTTCGACGATAAAAAACATGACTGGGTTGCAGAACCTGGTGATTTCGAAGCAATTATTGGCGCTTCATCTACAGATATAAAATCTAAAGTGAATTTCTCACTTAAATAA
- a CDS encoding DUF1349 domain-containing protein translates to MKRILLLLLLLFTMGLFLFQNLSAQSLNKMQWFNEPEKWEIKNNALIMNVTANSDYWRISHYGFTVDDAPFYYANYGGEFEAKVKLTGNYIARFDQMGLMIRIDEKNYIKTGVEFVDGKFNVSTVVTHDKSDWSVTTLEKVPPFIWIKAVRRLDAVEIFYSLDDKNYIMTRNAPLQDNTPVMVGLMAASPDGKGFEAKFENFTVKHLPDQRRAEWLKNHQ, encoded by the coding sequence ATGAAAAGAATATTATTATTATTATTATTATTATTTACAATGGGACTTTTTCTGTTCCAAAATCTTTCGGCACAGAGCCTTAATAAGATGCAGTGGTTTAATGAACCTGAAAAATGGGAAATTAAAAATAATGCTTTAATTATGAATGTGACCGCAAATAGCGATTATTGGAGAATTTCTCACTACGGATTCACAGTTGATGACGCACCTTTTTACTATGCTAATTATGGGGGCGAATTTGAAGCAAAAGTAAAATTGACGGGAAACTATATCGCTCGTTTTGACCAAATGGGATTAATGATTCGTATTGACGAAAAAAATTATATTAAAACAGGGGTAGAGTTTGTTGACGGAAAATTTAATGTAAGTACCGTTGTAACACACGATAAAAGTGATTGGAGCGTAACAACTTTAGAAAAAGTGCCTCCTTTTATTTGGATTAAAGCTGTACGACGATTAGATGCTGTCGAAATATTCTATTCATTAGATGATAAAAATTATATCATGACTCGAAATGCGCCTTTGCAAGATAACACGCCAGTTATGGTTGGTTTAATGGCAGCTTCGCCAGACGGAAAAGGTTTTGAGGCCAAATTTGAGAACTTTACGGTTAAACATTTACCAGACCAAAGAAGAGCGGAATGGCTGAAAAACCACCAATAA
- a CDS encoding acyltransferase family protein, translating into MSSISSDIKPKKHYEILDGLRGVAAILVVAFHIFEAFSGGNRFVQIINHGYLAVDFFFLLSGFVVAYAYDDRWGKMGQWEFYKRRLIRLQPMVIIGMIIGAIFYYFQASDILFPMIGGMEVWKVILTMVIGFTLLPIPPSLEIRGWGEMHPLNGPAWSLFFEYIANILYALIFRKFSNKVMSVFVLIFAGLLINYTVFGPKGDVIGGWSLNSEQMNVGFTRLLYPFFAGVLLCRLGKLIHVKNAFWVCSILITIVLALPRFGDENSLWINGLYESICIIFIFPIIVAIGAGGEIKNEFSLKICKLLGDISYPIYITHYPLIYWFTAWVVDNKVSMENGYLEGIGVLIVSILLAFVCLKLYDEPVRNWLMKKFQKRKVTF; encoded by the coding sequence ATGAGTTCAATTTCATCGGATATTAAACCAAAAAAACATTACGAAATTCTTGATGGACTGCGTGGAGTTGCCGCTATTTTAGTAGTTGCTTTTCATATTTTTGAAGCTTTCTCAGGCGGAAATCGTTTTGTACAAATTATAAATCACGGATATCTTGCTGTTGATTTCTTCTTCCTTTTATCTGGATTTGTTGTGGCATATGCGTATGATGACCGCTGGGGTAAAATGGGACAATGGGAGTTTTACAAACGCCGATTAATTCGTTTGCAGCCAATGGTGATTATAGGAATGATCATTGGTGCCATATTTTACTACTTTCAAGCTTCAGATATATTGTTTCCAATGATTGGAGGTATGGAAGTCTGGAAAGTTATTTTGACAATGGTCATCGGATTTACATTATTACCAATTCCGCCTTCATTAGAAATTAGAGGCTGGGGAGAAATGCATCCTTTAAATGGTCCGGCATGGTCGCTTTTTTTCGAATATATTGCAAACATCTTGTACGCCTTAATCTTTCGTAAATTTTCGAATAAAGTAATGTCAGTTTTTGTATTGATATTTGCCGGACTGTTAATTAATTATACTGTTTTTGGACCAAAAGGAGATGTAATCGGCGGATGGTCATTGAATTCGGAACAAATGAATGTTGGTTTCACAAGATTGCTGTATCCATTTTTTGCAGGGGTATTATTGTGCCGTTTAGGAAAATTAATTCATGTAAAAAATGCTTTTTGGGTTTGCAGTATTTTAATTACGATCGTTTTAGCCTTGCCAAGATTTGGAGACGAGAATAGTCTTTGGATAAATGGTTTATACGAATCAATTTGTATTATTTTTATTTTTCCGATAATTGTGGCAATTGGAGCAGGAGGAGAAATTAAAAATGAATTTTCTCTTAAAATCTGCAAACTTTTAGGAGATATTTCTTATCCAATTTATATCACACATTATCCGTTAATTTACTGGTTTACAGCATGGGTTGTAGATAATAAAGTTTCGATGGAAAATGGATATTTAGAGGGAATCGGCGTATTAATTGTTAGTATCCTTTTGGCTTTTGTATGCTTGAAATTATACGACGAACCGGTTAGAAATTGGCTGATGAAAAAATTTCAAAAAAGAAAAGTTACTTTTTAA